ATAGGCTGGGGTCAGCGGTCGTTTGGAACAAGCGCCGYCGCACAATTTCAAAACTYTCTTCCGCACTTGCGGGTCGCCAGGGAGACTCCACGCGACCGATCGCATTTTTGAGTCTGTCTAGGGCTTCCTTGCCGCGATCGCCCCCAATCTCAATATCGGATGACGGAATACTAACCACCAAGAGGGTTTCTTTGGCATTAATATATTTCATGCACCAACACTGCCCTCACCCCCGGCCCCTCTCCCAGAACGGGAGAGGGGAGAAATTAAGCGTTAATGCCCCTTCTCCCCATTGTGGGAGAAGGGGGTGGGGGATGAGGGGAAAGGGATTGGTGTGCCAAGTATATTGTTGCCATATTTATTGAACAGATCTTTCAGGGCATCCCCCGGATTAGTCGCGCTTTCGTCGGCTGCGCGCATCATCTCGTAGCCTTCTTTGCCACCGAGTTGCCAGCCAATTTCACCCCAAAGTGTTCGCACTTGAGTGCCGTCTGACTTTTGATGAATCTGTCCGGGGGAAATTTTGTTACCGACCAAAACGACGGTGTTGACGTTCTGGGGCGGTTCATTCACATCCAGTCCAGACATGGGCTGGCCTTCGGTGGGAGCCACCGCCGCACGCCGAGTTTCCCGCCGAGCCTGGTCTTCAAAACGMACCCGCAGCAGTTCTTGTTTCTGTTTTTCGACTTGATCGGCTTCTGGTGCAGAAATGGCAGTRAGGAGACGTGCCATGCTATCGAGGGCACGATAAGCATCATCCGTTGAGAAGGTGGAGGTGTGTGCCCAGTCGTTTCGGGTATCTCGCAACTCACTGACGATACTTCGTTCAGTACGCCCTAACGTATTACGGAAGACGTTATTCCACTGCTCCCACATCACCATGAGCAGGGCAGAAACATCTTCTTTGAGGACATCTTGGACTTCACGACGAGCCACGTAGTGATCGGGCAGGCTAGAAGAAGCAGGAATCAACCACCGATCGCCATGTATGGCCTTCATCTCCCGCTCAATATAGGGGTAAAGCCCATCGCGGAGTAGATTCAAGGCTCTGCCGACTCGTTCGTGGTTGCTAATTGCCATAAGACATAGATCCTTTCAGTTAATCAGGACGACGAATAAAGCCCATTTGTGAAAAATGGTGGTCAAACGTAAATGCTTCGGTGATACCCTGATCCTTCATCACAACGTAAGAAGTGCAGTCGGTAAATGACCATTGTTTGTCAGTATTAAACTGTTCAAAGATCTGCCAGGTTTGGCTAGAAATTTCGGGTGTTATCCAAATCAAGTTAACAACTGATGTTTGTAGGAGAATGTCAAATTTGCGCTTAAAAGATAATGTTGCTGCATACCCAGCATTACTGAGTAGCAACGTGTAAGTTTCATCCAGGATATAGTTGGTGACGACTAATGTAACCTTGCGGGCAAATGTTTAATTGAGGGCGATTGCTTGCTCATGATAAGTATCCCGTCGATCGTGGATGGCAACCCACGCGCTAGTATCTACAAAAAGTTTAGGTAAGGACATGCTATTTGGGTTGTTGATAGAGATAGCGATCATGATTGATGGATGGGTTCTCTAGCTTGCCTTCAACAGCATCATCCCCTAATGAAAGAAACACATCCCAGCCATCTAACTGCTTTTCCGGTTCTGCCTCTTGTGCAGAACTAGTTGCTGCTGCCACAGTTTGCATTAGGGCATTGAGTCGGTTGATAAGTTCCTGTTGTTCTTCCTTCGATAAGGATTGAACAATTTGCACAATTGAATCCACTAATTTGGTGCTCATAGGGTGTCATCCTTAACATAGATATGGGTCGATGAGTTCTCAGCCTTTCAATTTTCAAACTAATTCAGTTGAAAGGCGAATTTTAAAGACATGGAATGGGTTCTCCATCGTCGAGGCTATAGAGGTCGGGTTCGTCGTTGAGAAAGTCGAAACTACCGCATTGCAGTGCCAGGGTGATAATGTCTGGGGTAGATGGATAAGCAAAATCAAAGAAGAGTTTTTCTTCTAGGATGGCTTGTTCTTCAGGAGAAAGAGAACGGATGACTTGAATAATGGAATCAATTAACTGGGTGTTCATTGCTTGGTTACGGAGGTGAGTTGCATGTAGAAGAACTTTGGCTTACAGGGTTGACCGAATTTTTTGACGAAAGGATCTTAAGGCAGGGCTTCGACCGATCGCTCGACTTTGCTCTAATACTTCTGACACCCACTCTAAAATCGGTAGCTTTGGAAACATTGGGCTGGTCGTAGAAGTCTGATATTGCCCTGCTTCCAGGATGTAAATTTTTAGCTCAGTATCTCCATAGACCCAGAGTTCGGGCACACCCAGGCGGATATAAGCATCAATCTGGGTTTTGGAGGTGACATCAACCTCAATGGCAAGATCCGGTGGTGGATCAACCGATAAATCCAGCCGATCCTTGCCAATCATAGTCTCGTGGTTTTGGATATAGAAGCATTCATCGGGTTCAATCCCGTAGTTCATTTCTTGCCGTTTGAAGGTGGTCGAGCCAAAACATTCGCAGTCAATTTCCAATTCGTCTAGTAGGATTTTGACGATATCGCCAAGGATCGATTTTTGTCGCTCGTGTTTGGGTAATGGCATCCTGATTTCTAAAATTCCATCGCTGTAGGCAATGCGGCTGGCGCGGTCTTCGCCTAGTTCATCGAGAATGGCTTCAAATTCTGACCAATCCAGGTCGTGAATCAGGAGGCGTTGACCGGGGGGAACATCCAGTTGTTGGAGTTGTAAAGTGACCATAGTCTGGGTGGATAAGGGTGGGCAATCTTTGTGTGCTTTGTGTCTTCGTGGTGAATAGGAACCACAAAGGCACGGAGGAGTTATAGAAAACTGGTTTGGATGGGTTCGTGGGTTTTCACGTTTGAGGCTAGCCGACTGATTTCGGGCCAGGAGATGACGAGGCTGTTGTAGGCCAGGGCTTCTTGAGTCCAGCCTTTTCGATCGCACAGGCTATACAGCCGATAGGCCAGGTCACGGGCGATTTCGCCTCTGCTTCCTAGTTTGGCTAGCAGTTCTGCGGCACCCATTTCACCCTTTTGATCAAGTTGATGGATGAGATACTGAGCAACTAGCCAGTCGTTGCCCCCCTCACCCCCAGCCCCTCTCCCACGCGGGGAGAGGGGAGAAGATAATTCTTGCTCCTCCCTCGCCCCTAGGGAGAGGGAGGCTGGGAGGGTGAGGGCTGACCGTTTAAGCAAGCGCACCTTGCCACCCTTGGCTTCTAGGAGCCAATTACCTTCCTTTGCTTTTCCTGCTTGTAGGAAGTTTTCATCGAATTCTTGCCAAGATGCAGATCTTCTTGCTCTATCAGCCAGTTCGTCTAACTGATATGCCGCGTGTCCAGAGACAAAAACACAAGTTGCTGTAAGACTTTTCAGCTTTTCCCAGAAGTTTGACAATATTTTCTTGCCCTCTAGATCGGCTAAAGTCCAACGTCCACTAGCACTCTGCTGCCTTTTTACCTGATGGTATTCACGATCGTCTGCCTTGCTGACCCAAAACTCAACCCCTTCCCCTTCTGCTCCCGGTGGTTCTAATCGAATAGAATCGGCTTTCTCATCTATGACCTTTATCATGCAAGCAACTGTCCAGAGTCCCTCATATCGATTGCCAAACTTATCAGTTGCTCCACCAGGTAAGGGCATGTAACCTTCGTTCCTTTAGCTGATTTCAAAGAACATGAAAGTAGGTTTTGTATTTTGCCATCTAGAACGGTGACATTTATACTGCACCATAGAATTATGATAGCGATTTCAAAATAAATTCGCGAACGGATGAACTATCGGGAGTCCAAAATTATAAAAATGCCTTTGTCCTTTTTGGGAATCGCCTTCCAATTTTCACCTTTCAAGCTTTGAACTCGGAATTCTGACCTTTTCACTTGAAACTCTGACCTTTTTACTTGAAACTTCGACCTTTAAGCTTGAACTTTCGACCTTTGACCTTTGACCTTTGACCTTTTTGCCCCAAAAACGAAGCTCAGAACCCGGAATGTCGAGCTTTTTGCTCCAACGTTCAAGCCCTGAGCCTCAATCATTAACCTCAGAAGTCAAATTGTCAGGCTTTTTACTACACTGTTACTCCTTCTGACCTCACAGTTGCCTCCTGGTTCTTCGCCTTTCGGGATTTCCGGGCA
The genomic region above belongs to Leptolyngbya sp. 'hensonii' and contains:
- a CDS encoding Swt1 family HEPN domain-containing protein translates to MAISNHERVGRALNLLRDGLYPYIEREMKAIHGDRWLIPASSSLPDHYVARREVQDVLKEDVSALLMVMWEQWNNVFRNTLGRTERSIVSELRDTRNDWAHTSTFSTDDAYRALDSMARLLTAISAPEADQVEKQKQELLRVRFEDQARRETRRAAVAPTEGQPMSGLDVNEPPQNVNTVVLVGNKISPGQIHQKSDGTQVRTLWGEIGWQLGGKEGYEMMRAADESATNPGDALKDLFNKYGNNILGTPIPFPSSPTPFSHNGEKGH
- a CDS encoding Uma2 family endonuclease, yielding MVTLQLQQLDVPPGQRLLIHDLDWSEFEAILDELGEDRASRIAYSDGILEIRMPLPKHERQKSILGDIVKILLDELEIDCECFGSTTFKRQEMNYGIEPDECFYIQNHETMIGKDRLDLSVDPPPDLAIEVDVTSKTQIDAYIRLGVPELWVYGDTELKIYILEAGQYQTSTTSPMFPKLPILEWVSEVLEQSRAIGRSPALRSFRQKIRSTL